In Cryptomeria japonica chromosome 10, Sugi_1.0, whole genome shotgun sequence, a genomic segment contains:
- the LOC131066174 gene encoding glycine-rich protein 5, translated as MASKLKQCGMLVTAMLMVGVIVGCEGRSLKTTVYETDNFGGGGGFGGGGGAGGGFGGGAGGGFGGGAGGGAGGGFGEGAGGGAGGGFGGGAGGGGGFGGGAGGGGGFGGGAGGGGGF; from the coding sequence ATGGCTTCTAAGCTCAAGCAATGTGGAATGCTGGTTACTGCAATGCTTATGGTGGGAGTAATAGTTGGTTGTGAGGGTAGAAGTCTAAAGACGACAGTATATGAAACGGATAattttggtggtggtggagggttTGGCGGCGGTGGTGGAGCCGGAGGAGGATTCGGTGGTGGTGCTGGAGGAGGATTTGGTGGAGGAGCTGGTGGCGGAGCTGGAGGAGGCTTTGGAGAAGGCGCTGGAGGAGGCGCTGGTGGTGGCTTTGGGGGAGGCGCAGGAGGAGGAGGCGGTTTTGGCGGAGGGGCTGGTGGAGGTGGCGGCTTCGGCGGTGGAGCTGGTGGAGGCGGGGGATTTTAG
- the LOC131066195 gene encoding secreted RxLR effector protein 161-like: MGLLNFFLGLEINQNESGVEVAQSKYARDLLARFHMSDCKPTSTPFLSGVKLEDDQDTPLVDCTLYCQLVGSLLYVTHFRPDLSYVVGVVSRYMQKPYELHWKVAKRILHYVQGTISYGIHYSVGCTLDLIGYTDSDWAGYSIDRKSTSGYVLSLGFGPICWSSKKQSSIALSSAEVEY; the protein is encoded by the coding sequence ATGGGTCTCCTCAACTTTTTTCTTGGTCTTGAAATCAACCAGAACGAATCAGGTGTCGAAGTTGCTCAATCCAAGTATGCAAGGGACCTCCTAGCTCGATTTCACATGAGTGACTGTAAGCCAACATCCACACCTTTCTTGTCGGGGGTAAAGCTTGAGGATGACCAGGATACACCATTGGTTGATTGCACACTTTATTGTCAACTTGTGGGGAGTCTCCTTTATGTCACTCACTTTCGTCCAGATCTATCATATGTAGTGGGTGTTGTTTCTAGATACATGCAAAAGCCTTATGAACTGCATTGGAAAGTTGCTAAGCGTATACTTCACTATGTTCAGGGAACCATTAGCTATGGGATTCATTATTCGGTTGGATGTACTTTAGATCTCATTGGCtatactgattctgattgggctggttaTAGCATTGATCGCAAGTCCACTTCAGGATATGTTCTCAGTTTAGGCTTTGGTCCCATTTGTTGGTCAAGTAAAAAGCAATCTTCCATTGCTCTATCATCTGCAGAGGTTGAATATTGA